Below is a genomic region from Streptomyces ferrugineus.
ATGGGAGGTGACTGGTCGGCCGTCGCTCACCAGCCCGGCCTTGGCGAACCAGTGCTTCACCCGCTCGTTGACGACGTGCCCCCGAAGATGCACGCCGCGCTTCGTGGCCGTCTTCGCCCGGGTCTCCTCCGTCGCGGGCATGCCGTTCTTGATCGGGCCGCCGCATCTCCAGGTCCAAGGTGAGCGTGTCCCGCAGTGAACAGCGAAAAGCTCCAGTCGCGGTCGTGTCTCCCCTACGATCTCGCTATGCTCCGACTACTCATCGACACGTCTGTTTGGTTGAATATTGCAAAGCGCCGGGACGGCCAGCAGATCATTGTCCCCCTGCGATTGCTGCTGTCTCAGAAGAAGATCGAACTCCTTGTCCCATCTCTGATCCTGGACGAGTTCGACCGAAACCGCCCGCGCGCAGAAGCGGCAACATCGACGAGCGTTCGAGAGCGCTTTCGAGTTCTCCGTCAGGATCTTCAAGATTATGGTGATGACGAGGCACAGCGTTGGATTGCCGAAATGTCCCACCAGATCCCGTACGTAAGTGCTCGCTCTCTCCAGAACTTCTCTGAAATCTCAGATCTGCTGCGCGTAGGGACACAACTTCCGTCGAGGGACGCGGAGCATGCGGCCGTCGTCAGGCGTGGCCTCGAAAAGCGGGCCCCGCTCCATCTCGACAAGAACAGCGTGGCTGATGCGCTCTTGGTTGAGCAGTATGCAACCGCCCTTGGTGCCGGATCGGGCGAAGATCAGTACGTCTTTGCGACGGCCAACTACATTGACTTCTCGGTCCCTAAGGGCGACCGACGCCAGCCCCACGACGACATTGCTAACCTCTTCACAGCATCGAACTCCCACTATGTCTATGACGTGGATGGCCTGGTCAAGGTTCTCGGAGAGAAACTGGGCAGCGATTATCTCGATGAAGCCGATGACGTGGAATTCATCCAGAACGCATCCGAGACTCGATCACTCGCAGATATTCTTACCGCCGAGCACGAATTCTTTGACAAGATCTGGTATGGGCGAAGTGTGATTCGTGAGGAGCTTCATCCGGAGAAGCATTCCGAACTACCAGAGTCGATTAAGGAAGGCATGATGGCAGCCCGAAAGCGCGTCGAGGACACGTA
It encodes:
- a CDS encoding PIN domain-containing protein translates to MLRLLIDTSVWLNIAKRRDGQQIIVPLRLLLSQKKIELLVPSLILDEFDRNRPRAEAATSTSVRERFRVLRQDLQDYGDDEAQRWIAEMSHQIPYVSARSLQNFSEISDLLRVGTQLPSRDAEHAAVVRRGLEKRAPLHLDKNSVADALLVEQYATALGAGSGEDQYVFATANYIDFSVPKGDRRQPHDDIANLFTASNSHYVYDVDGLVKVLGEKLGSDYLDEADDVEFIQNASETRSLADILTAEHEFFDKIWYGRSVIREELHPEKHSELPESIKEGMMAARKRVEDTYGLESLPPVDDWEWGFMHGKLSALRWVLGEEWDFLDT